One Longimicrobium sp. genomic window, GGAGACCACCCTGGCGGTGCTGGAGTCCCGCATCGCCGCGCTCGCCGCGAGCTGATCACGAGCATCGCCGCCACTAAGGACTTAGGACTCAGGACTCAGGACTCAGCACTTCGCACCTCGCACTTCGCACTTCCATGGCCGACCTCGAGGAAGCCATCCGCATCGCCGTCGAGGCGCACCGGGGGCAGAAGGACCGCGCCGGGGCGCCGTACATCCTGCACCCGTTGAGGATGATGTTCCGCATGCAGACCGACGCCGAGCGCATGGCCGCCGTGCTGCACGACGTGGTGGAGGACACCGGCTGGACGCTGGACGACCTGCGGGAGCGCGGCTTCGCGGACGAGGTGGTGGAGGCGGTGGACCACCTGACGCGCCGCGAGGGGGAGAGCTACGACGAATTCGTGGAGCGCGCCGCCCGCCACCCGGTGGCCCGCCGGGTGAAGATCGCCGACCTGGAAGACAACATGGACGTGCGCCGCACCGGCGAGGTGACGCAGAAGGACACCGAGCGCCTCACCCGCTACCACCGCGCCTGGCGCCGCCTCACCTCCGACGCGGCCGGGTGACGGCGCTCATACCCATTTTGCAGAGGATCGTTCGGGATCGAGATCCATAACTGAATGTCTCATACACGTTTCCGAGCATTGTTCTGGTTCGCGAGAAACAGATTGGCATCACACAGAGGACACGGAGGACACGGAGAGAACTTCAATCTCTTCCGCTGTTCCTCTGTGTTCTCTGTGCCCTCTGTGTGAGACCTCTTCAGGGCTGATACCCGAACGATTCCCTGCGAAATGGTATCACACGGAGTCAACGGAGGAAACGGAGAACATCTCGTATCTCCATTGACCCCGTTCCCTTCGTGTGAGACAGCGGAATCGACTTTTCTCACGCAGAGCCAGCAGAGTGAGCAGAGAACTCACCGCCGGGCGTGGTTTCTCTGCTGACTCTGCTGACCCTGCGTGAGGCCTGATGTTTCAGAGAATGTTGGAAATAGAGAGAGGGCTGTCTTCCGTGCTCGAAAGGCAGCCCTCCGTCTTTTCGGGAGTCGCGCGGGGGACTACGCGGTCACGGCCTCGCCGGCGACGGCGCGGTTCAGGCGCTCGCGCAGGTCGTCGGGCTCGATCCCCAGCACCCTGGCGGCGCGCTGGTGGTCGCCGTCCACGAAGGAGAAGGTCTTCAGCACCAGCGTCCGCTCCGCCTGCTCGATGGTGGTGTTGCCCACCGGGAAGCGCACCTCGCGGTCGTCGCTCTGGATCAGCTCGTGGGCGCGCAGATCCGCCAGCGTCACCTGGTCGCCGCGGGCCAGGATCACCGCCCGCTCGATGGCGTTCTTCAGCTCGCGGACGTTGCCCGGCCAGCGGTAGGTGTTGATGAACTCCTGCGCCTCGGGAGAGAAGCCCTTCAGCGTCTTCTGGTTCTCCTCGGCGAAGCGCCGGAGGAAGTGCTCGGCCAGGATGCGCAGGTCGCCGCGCCGCTCGCGCAAGGGCGGCAGCTGCAGCGGGATCACCGCCAGGCGGTGGTAGAGGTCCTCGCGCAGGTGGCCGTCCTCCAGCGCCTTCTGGATCACCTTGTTGGTGGCGGAGACCACCCGGATGTCCACGTGGATCTCCTTCTTCCCGCCCAGGCGCCGGAACGAGCGCTGCTCCAGCGCCCTGAGCAGCTTCACCTGGATGTCGGGCTCCATCTCGGCCACCTCGTCCAGGAAGAGCGTGCCGCCGTCGGCCAGCTCGAAGCACCCCGCCTTCTCGTTGATGGCCCCGGTGAAGGCGCCCTTCTCGTGGCCGAACAGCTCGTTCTCCAGGATCTCGCGGGGGAAGGCGGCGCAGTTGATGGCCACGAACGGCCCCCTGGCGCGCCCGCTCTTCTCGTGGATCGCCCGCGCCACCAGCTCCTTCCCGGTGCCGCTCTCGCCCACGATGAAGATGCTGGCGCTGCTGGGGGCCGCCGCCTCGATCATGGAGTAGATCTCGCGCATCTCCTCCGACTGGCCGATCAGGTCGCCGAAGCGCGTGAGGTTCTTGAGCTTCTCCTCGAGCTGCTTGTTGGCCTGCTTGACCCGGTACGCCTCCAGCGCCTTCGGCAAGAGCGCCTTGAGCCGCTCCATCTTGAGCGGCTTCTCCAGGTAGTCGTACGCCCCCTGCCGCATCGCCTGCACGGCGGTGTCGACCGAGGCCGAGCCGGTGATGATGATGAGCTCCGAGGGGACCCCCGAGTCGCGCATCTTCTTGAACAGCTCCAGGCCGTCGATCTCGGGCATGCGCAGGTCGGCCAGGACCACGCCGTAGACGCCCTCCTT contains:
- a CDS encoding HD domain-containing protein, whose product is MADLEEAIRIAVEAHRGQKDRAGAPYILHPLRMMFRMQTDAERMAAVLHDVVEDTGWTLDDLRERGFADEVVEAVDHLTRREGESYDEFVERAARHPVARRVKIADLEDNMDVRRTGEVTQKDTERLTRYHRAWRRLTSDAAG
- a CDS encoding sigma-54 dependent transcriptional regulator, which produces MAEKILVADDERHIVEGLQMLLADDGYEVDTATDGKKAWEMVKEGVYGVVLADLRMPEIDGLELFKKMRDSGVPSELIIITGSASVDTAVQAMRQGAYDYLEKPLKMERLKALLPKALEAYRVKQANKQLEEKLKNLTRFGDLIGQSEEMREIYSMIEAAAPSSASIFIVGESGTGKELVARAIHEKSGRARGPFVAINCAAFPREILENELFGHEKGAFTGAINEKAGCFELADGGTLFLDEVAEMEPDIQVKLLRALEQRSFRRLGGKKEIHVDIRVVSATNKVIQKALEDGHLREDLYHRLAVIPLQLPPLRERRGDLRILAEHFLRRFAEENQKTLKGFSPEAQEFINTYRWPGNVRELKNAIERAVILARGDQVTLADLRAHELIQSDDREVRFPVGNTTIEQAERTLVLKTFSFVDGDHQRAARVLGIEPDDLRERLNRAVAGEAVTA